In the Pseudomonas sp. DTU_2021_1001937_2_SI_NGA_ILE_001 genome, one interval contains:
- a CDS encoding glycosyltransferase, producing the protein MNSVPLVSIVIPAFNPRFFRAALDSALAQTWSNLEIIVCDDCQTGEIKAVFDECVVDARHPVRYLANPQRLGFQANMLKCLEQAGGEFIKFLCDDDVLYPHCVAMQADALQRHTDVGLVVSRRYFIDQENYVLPERMENMGLVPYDALFHGVDILGAFDKLLQNNLGGFSAALMRRDDAARLLPQLASGGEGFSALLDFALFICLLRHSHLIALNAVSVAERIHPDALSQDPRIPAVAEVEKDWLRQMMAVREEKTETLLGWTRFVALRNAALEPREWDEVGLYAIAATRQGMLRNRVGAYAKSFAELYKQWLAERVYTPAQKKLFPKRIASWHSRPRIVPIVIDRDNDPLLLSLTLDSLMDQDYPPESIVVLSDAQLAEQAQLMHFPLRGDGLQQLNEIVPLLNQADWVYLLRAGDRLVQPALLILAERVAQMPGLKCVYSDEGALRDDESREPAFKPDFNLDLLRSYPYVGRVLAFERQHLLGVGGLDRHYGELAPHDVIWRIVEAEGPHAIEHIAEVLVESSLSLADWLSSPAVIQASETLTHGHLQRLGIEHVIHHDVSPLLNKVEYLHADQPLVSIILFVRDQLSVLERCVESLLTHTLYPHYEVLIVDRGSREPQTLAWLSAMAEMGSDKLRVIKATNGENEAATWNQAFAEARGSYLLRFSVQALVRDERWIECLLNHAQRAEVGVVGPKIVDPQGRVLHAGMVLWMESVAGRPSLRVPSDAMGYMQRLQVAQNWTVLGGHCLMVRRDVLEAIGPLDEATFSDGLNELDLCLRAGQQGYLVVWDPTPCVVLDESAIPPQAPEVHGRLVNQQQALSLKWLPRVVSDPAYNVNLVHSEAGAYLLDPGIRSGWNPFCTRHLPSILGMAVNSGAVGHYRLSQPLAELEAAGRIIGKIAYEMPSLAEVVRQDPDVVVIQGRYNESRLADIDRVKVFSNALRVYELDDYIVNVPAKNEHRRSMPDNLEDVLRRGIGMCDRLVVSTQPLADALSGMHHDIRVVPNMLAPHMWNGLKSVRRASSKPRIGWGGGTSHRGDLELIVDVVRELADEVEWVFFGMCPELLRPYIHEFHRAVPLHLYPAKLASLNLDLALAPLEMHIFNDCKSNLRLLEYGACGYPVVCSNTLAYAGHLPATRVKDNSTEQWLDAVRMHLADPAASYRMGDELRETVLRDFMLRGENLQYWANGWLPD; encoded by the coding sequence GTGAATTCAGTCCCCCTCGTCAGTATCGTCATCCCCGCATTCAACCCTCGCTTCTTCCGTGCTGCCCTCGACAGTGCGTTGGCGCAGACCTGGTCGAACCTTGAGATCATCGTTTGCGATGACTGCCAGACCGGAGAAATCAAGGCCGTTTTCGACGAGTGCGTCGTAGACGCCCGGCATCCCGTTCGCTATCTGGCCAATCCGCAGCGCCTGGGCTTCCAGGCCAACATGCTCAAGTGTCTGGAGCAGGCTGGCGGCGAGTTCATCAAGTTTCTCTGTGATGACGATGTTCTGTACCCCCATTGCGTGGCTATGCAGGCCGATGCGTTGCAGCGCCATACCGATGTCGGGCTGGTCGTCTCGCGGCGGTATTTCATCGATCAAGAAAACTACGTTCTGCCTGAGCGTATGGAGAACATGGGGTTGGTGCCCTATGACGCCTTGTTCCATGGCGTGGATATTCTTGGCGCGTTCGACAAGTTGCTGCAGAACAACCTGGGCGGCTTCAGTGCGGCGCTGATGCGCCGCGACGATGCAGCCAGGCTGCTGCCGCAACTGGCCTCGGGCGGCGAGGGATTTTCGGCGCTGCTGGATTTCGCGCTGTTCATCTGCCTGCTGCGCCACAGCCACCTGATTGCTCTTAATGCGGTCAGCGTGGCGGAGCGCATTCACCCCGATGCGCTCAGTCAGGACCCCAGGATCCCTGCCGTTGCCGAGGTGGAGAAAGACTGGCTGCGGCAGATGATGGCCGTGCGTGAGGAGAAGACCGAGACCCTGTTGGGCTGGACTCGCTTCGTGGCGCTGCGTAACGCGGCACTCGAACCACGGGAGTGGGATGAGGTCGGCCTCTACGCCATTGCCGCGACTCGCCAGGGCATGCTGCGTAACCGCGTGGGCGCCTATGCCAAGAGTTTCGCCGAGTTGTACAAGCAGTGGCTGGCTGAGCGGGTCTACACCCCAGCGCAAAAAAAACTTTTCCCCAAACGCATCGCTTCCTGGCATTCCCGCCCGCGCATCGTACCGATCGTGATTGACCGCGATAACGACCCGCTGCTGCTGAGCCTGACACTCGACAGCCTGATGGACCAGGATTACCCGCCGGAATCCATCGTTGTATTGAGCGATGCGCAGTTGGCCGAGCAGGCCCAGCTGATGCATTTTCCGTTGCGCGGTGACGGGCTGCAGCAACTCAATGAAATCGTGCCGCTGCTGAACCAGGCCGACTGGGTTTACTTGCTGCGTGCCGGTGACCGCCTGGTCCAGCCCGCGCTGCTGATTCTCGCTGAGCGCGTGGCGCAGATGCCCGGGCTCAAATGCGTCTACAGCGACGAGGGCGCGCTGCGCGACGATGAATCCCGGGAGCCGGCCTTCAAGCCCGACTTCAACCTCGACCTGTTGCGCAGCTATCCCTATGTCGGGCGGGTGCTGGCCTTCGAGCGCCAGCACTTGCTGGGTGTCGGCGGCCTGGATAGGCACTATGGAGAGCTGGCACCGCACGATGTGATCTGGCGCATCGTGGAGGCAGAAGGGCCGCACGCCATCGAGCACATCGCCGAGGTGTTGGTGGAGAGCAGTCTGTCCCTGGCCGACTGGTTGTCATCGCCTGCGGTCATCCAGGCCAGCGAAACCCTGACTCATGGGCATCTGCAGCGCCTCGGCATCGAACACGTCATTCATCATGACGTCTCGCCCCTGCTCAACAAGGTCGAGTACCTGCATGCCGACCAGCCATTGGTGTCGATCATCCTCTTCGTGCGTGATCAGCTGTCAGTGCTCGAACGCTGTGTCGAGAGTCTGCTGACGCATACCTTGTATCCACACTATGAAGTATTGATCGTCGATCGAGGCAGCCGGGAACCGCAGACCCTGGCCTGGCTGTCGGCCATGGCCGAGATGGGCTCCGATAAGCTGCGGGTCATCAAGGCGACGAATGGCGAAAACGAGGCGGCGACGTGGAATCAGGCGTTTGCCGAGGCCAGGGGCAGTTACCTGCTGCGTTTCAGCGTGCAGGCGCTGGTGCGGGATGAGCGCTGGATCGAATGCCTGCTCAATCATGCTCAACGCGCCGAGGTGGGTGTCGTGGGGCCGAAGATCGTCGATCCACAGGGCAGGGTGCTGCATGCCGGCATGGTGCTGTGGATGGAAAGTGTCGCCGGGCGGCCTTCGTTGCGGGTTCCGAGCGACGCCATGGGCTATATGCAGCGCTTGCAGGTGGCGCAGAACTGGACGGTGCTGGGCGGGCACTGCCTGATGGTGCGCCGGGACGTGCTGGAGGCCATCGGCCCGCTGGACGAGGCCACCTTCAGCGATGGCCTGAACGAGCTGGACTTGTGCCTGCGTGCCGGTCAGCAGGGCTACCTGGTGGTCTGGGACCCGACGCCTTGTGTGGTGCTCGACGAGTCTGCCATACCGCCGCAGGCCCCTGAGGTGCACGGCAGGTTGGTCAATCAGCAGCAGGCCTTGTCTCTGAAGTGGTTGCCCAGAGTGGTGAGTGACCCTGCCTACAACGTCAATCTGGTGCATAGCGAAGCCGGCGCCTATCTGCTTGATCCTGGTATACGCAGCGGCTGGAATCCTTTCTGTACGCGGCATTTGCCATCGATCCTGGGTATGGCGGTCAATTCGGGCGCGGTCGGCCATTATCGTCTCAGCCAGCCATTGGCCGAGCTGGAGGCGGCAGGACGAATCATTGGCAAGATCGCTTACGAGATGCCGTCGCTGGCCGAGGTGGTGCGTCAGGACCCTGACGTAGTGGTGATTCAGGGGCGTTACAACGAGTCTCGTCTGGCGGATATCGACCGCGTAAAAGTGTTTTCCAATGCGCTGCGGGTGTATGAGCTGGATGACTACATCGTCAACGTGCCGGCCAAGAACGAGCACCGTCGCAGCATGCCGGACAACCTCGAGGACGTGCTGCGCCGTGGCATCGGTATGTGCGATCGGCTGGTGGTATCGACCCAGCCGCTGGCCGATGCGCTGTCCGGTATGCACCACGACATTCGCGTGGTGCCCAACATGCTCGCACCGCACATGTGGAACGGACTCAAGAGCGTTCGCCGGGCGTCTTCCAAACCGCGTATCGGCTGGGGCGGCGGGACCAGCCACCGCGGCGATCTGGAACTGATCGTCGACGTCGTTCGCGAACTGGCCGATGAGGTGGAGTGGGTATTCTTCGGCATGTGCCCGGAGCTGTTGCGCCCGTACATCCACGAATTCCACCGGGCGGTACCGCTGCACCTGTACCCCGCCAAACTGGCCAGCCTGAATCTTGACCTGGCTCTGGCCCCTTTGGAGATGCATATCTTCAACGACTGCAAGAGCAACTTGCGCCTGCTCGAGTACGGTGCGTGCGGCTATCCGGTGGTGTGCAGCAATACTCTGGCCTATGCAGGTCATCTACCCGCCACTCGGGTCAAGGACAACAGCACCGAACAATGGCTTGACGCCGTGCGCATGCATTTGGCCGATCCTGCCGCCAGCTACCGCATGGGTGACGAATTGCGTGAAACCGTGCTGCGCGACTTCATGCTGCGCGGCGAGAACCTGCAATACTGGGCCAATGGCTGGTTGCCGGACTGA
- a CDS encoding flagellar hook-associated protein 3, whose translation MRISTGQIYEASAANYQRNYAKFIKTGEEVSSQVKLNTASDDPIGAARVLQLAQQNAMLDQYSSNITAINNNGANAETALESIRDALQRVRELVIQAGNGSYTDADRQSTAAELKELQKQVLGLMNTQDANGLYLFSGSDGSQPPYSTNADGSYTYHGNQTGVGLAVGDGLVLAANTTGYEAFEQAVNTTRASTTLTSPATDDGKVGLAGGTVSSTSAYNSGFLGGEPYTVSFVSGPKLLITDRNGTDVTTDASTAGDFKFNTSTTQTITFRGVDLNLNVNLSQAEAASASTAEAALLGRTYTLDATPPDIAVSRSPGNASTATITQSEVGTTVADRAAFNNTFPSGGATLKFTTTGYELYASPVTNGKPPIATGTGFGPSINAAGINFTVAGTPQDGDTFVVEANTHQTQNVLNTLSDFIAVLTTPADGNLVATQKLTNAVNSALGNLTSATEQVATAISGIGARMVAASAQGTTNDLLKGNNKLESDSYTQADPFESASRLTLQKTMLDASQQVFLQTSKLSLFSML comes from the coding sequence ATGCGCATTTCCACTGGCCAGATTTACGAAGCCTCGGCGGCCAACTATCAGCGTAACTACGCCAAGTTCATCAAGACCGGTGAAGAGGTCAGCAGCCAGGTCAAGCTCAATACCGCCAGCGACGACCCGATCGGTGCCGCGCGTGTGCTGCAGCTGGCGCAGCAGAACGCGATGCTCGACCAGTATTCGTCCAACATCACGGCGATCAACAACAACGGCGCCAATGCCGAGACTGCGTTGGAGAGCATTCGTGACGCCCTGCAACGGGTCCGTGAACTGGTGATCCAGGCGGGCAATGGTTCCTACACCGACGCCGATCGGCAGTCCACTGCCGCCGAGCTCAAGGAGTTGCAGAAGCAGGTCCTCGGCCTGATGAATACCCAGGACGCCAACGGCCTGTACCTGTTCTCCGGTTCCGACGGTTCGCAGCCGCCTTACTCGACAAACGCCGATGGCTCCTACACCTATCATGGCAACCAGACGGGTGTCGGCCTGGCGGTAGGCGATGGCCTGGTCCTCGCCGCCAACACCACGGGCTACGAGGCCTTCGAACAGGCGGTCAACACTACCCGCGCCAGCACTACGCTGACCTCGCCGGCGACCGATGATGGCAAGGTCGGTTTGGCAGGAGGGACGGTGTCGTCTACCTCTGCGTACAACTCGGGCTTCCTGGGCGGCGAGCCCTACACGGTCTCCTTCGTCAGTGGCCCTAAGCTGCTGATCACCGACCGTAACGGTACCGACGTCACCACCGACGCGAGTACGGCAGGCGACTTCAAGTTCAACACGTCTACCACCCAGACCATCACCTTCCGCGGGGTCGACCTGAACCTGAACGTCAACCTGTCCCAGGCTGAAGCGGCCAGTGCCAGCACCGCCGAGGCGGCGCTGCTGGGGCGCACCTACACCCTGGACGCTACCCCGCCGGACATCGCGGTATCGCGCAGCCCGGGCAATGCTTCCACAGCCACCATCACCCAGTCCGAGGTCGGGACCACGGTGGCGGACAGAGCGGCGTTCAACAATACTTTCCCGTCCGGTGGTGCAACCCTCAAGTTCACCACCACGGGCTATGAGCTGTATGCGTCACCGGTCACCAACGGCAAGCCGCCGATTGCCACCGGCACGGGCTTTGGCCCGTCGATCAACGCCGCCGGTATCAACTTCACTGTTGCGGGCACACCGCAGGATGGCGATACCTTCGTGGTGGAGGCCAATACCCATCAGACCCAGAACGTGCTCAATACCTTGAGCGATTTCATCGCGGTCCTGACCACGCCGGCAGATGGCAACCTGGTCGCCACGCAGAAGCTCACCAATGCCGTCAATTCGGCCTTGGGCAACCTCACCAGTGCTACCGAGCAGGTCGCTACGGCGATTTCCGGTATCGGTGCGCGGATGGTGGCCGCCTCGGCACAGGGCACGACAAACGATCTGCTCAAGGGCAACAACAAGCTGGAGTCCGACTCGTACACCCAGGCCGATCCGTTCGAATCCGCTTCGCGCCTGACGCTCCAGAAAACCATGCTCGATGCGTCTCAACAGGTGTTCCTGCAAACTTCCAAACTCAGCCTGTTCAGCATGCTGTAA
- the flgK gene encoding flagellar hook-associated protein FlgK, with protein MSLINIGLSGLNASSAAIATIGNNTANVDTAGYSRQQVQTTASTPISIGVGIGYIGSGTTVSDVRRIYNGYLETQLQNSTALSAEATAFSTQANKIDTMLSDSTTGIAAQLASFFTKMQSVSASATTSAERSALLTQASALSSRFNSIAAQLSSQNDNINTQLKSVADNVNTLTSTIASLNKQITQASAGNTSANSLMDSRNEAVRKLNELIGVKVVENNTGFDVYTGTGQSLVVAGTSYRMDAAPSSTDPTQYNLQVYYGGTPTDVTSVVTGGTIGGLLRYRSDVLTPAFNELGRVSMVLADQVNTQLAQGIDLKGKFGTALFSDINSADAMSQRSVGKVGNTGTGNLNVAITDSSKLTGNDYEVTFTSASAYTVRRLPNGESVGSGTLETTSPPAAATPAGGIEGFSITSLSVGTVAAGDVFKVTPTVNGASGISVIMKDPQDFAAAAPLTAAAGVSNSGTGGFTQPVLTTKPDIYDSTKLLDLQNGLKGATPMRLVMGTASGGIQSYSLVDAQGAPVNDQSGNPITGSIIQGQSNTLKLNIGYTDSSSTQQSFTVEMTVSGTPNANDTFSISLTGAGSSDNRNATALAGLQTARTVGVSGGSVGTSISSAYGQLVSTVGTQAGQGKSDVTATDAVLAQAKTARDGVSGVSLDEEAANLVKYQQYYTASSQIIKAAQTIFSTLINSL; from the coding sequence ATGTCGCTGATCAATATTGGACTCTCAGGGCTGAATGCCAGTAGTGCTGCGATCGCCACCATTGGCAACAACACCGCCAACGTGGACACCGCCGGCTATTCGCGCCAGCAGGTTCAGACCACTGCCTCGACGCCGATCAGCATCGGTGTGGGCATCGGTTACATCGGCAGCGGCACCACCGTGTCCGACGTGCGACGCATCTACAACGGCTACCTGGAAACCCAGTTGCAGAACAGCACGGCACTGAGTGCCGAGGCCACGGCGTTCTCCACTCAGGCCAACAAGATCGACACCATGCTGTCGGACAGCACCACGGGGATCGCTGCGCAGCTGGCCAGTTTCTTTACCAAGATGCAGTCGGTTTCGGCCAGTGCCACCACGTCGGCTGAGCGTTCGGCGCTGCTGACCCAGGCCTCCGCGCTGAGCTCGCGTTTCAATTCCATCGCGGCCCAGCTCAGCTCGCAGAACGACAATATCAACACCCAGCTCAAAAGCGTGGCCGATAACGTCAATACGCTGACCAGCACCATTGCCAGCCTCAACAAGCAGATTACCCAGGCGTCGGCGGGCAACACGTCGGCCAACAGCCTCATGGACTCGCGCAACGAAGCAGTGCGCAAGCTCAACGAGCTGATTGGTGTCAAGGTCGTGGAAAACAATACCGGGTTCGACGTTTACACCGGCACCGGCCAATCGCTGGTGGTCGCGGGCACGTCGTACCGGATGGATGCCGCACCCAGCTCGACCGATCCAACTCAGTACAACCTGCAGGTCTATTACGGCGGCACGCCGACCGATGTCACTTCGGTCGTGACCGGCGGCACCATCGGTGGTCTGCTGCGCTATCGCTCCGACGTTCTGACACCGGCCTTCAACGAACTGGGCCGTGTCAGCATGGTGCTGGCCGACCAGGTCAATACCCAGCTGGCCCAAGGTATCGACCTCAAGGGCAAGTTCGGTACGGCGCTGTTCAGCGATATCAACTCCGCCGACGCCATGTCGCAGCGCAGCGTTGGCAAGGTAGGCAACACCGGTACCGGTAACCTGAACGTTGCCATCACCGACAGCAGCAAGCTGACCGGCAACGATTACGAAGTCACTTTCACCAGTGCCTCGGCCTACACCGTGCGCCGCCTGCCGAATGGCGAAAGTGTCGGCAGCGGCACCCTCGAGACCACCTCGCCACCCGCAGCGGCAACGCCAGCCGGCGGTATCGAAGGCTTCTCGATCACCTCGTTAAGCGTCGGCACGGTCGCAGCAGGCGACGTGTTCAAGGTTACCCCGACCGTCAATGGTGCCTCGGGTATCTCGGTGATCATGAAGGATCCCCAGGACTTCGCCGCGGCTGCACCGCTGACTGCGGCGGCGGGTGTGAGCAACAGTGGCACCGGCGGCTTCACCCAACCGGTGCTGACCACCAAGCCGGACATCTACGATTCGACCAAGCTGCTCGACCTGCAGAACGGCCTCAAGGGCGCCACGCCGATGCGTCTGGTCATGGGCACTGCGAGTGGCGGCATCCAGAGTTACTCGCTGGTCGACGCCCAGGGTGCGCCGGTCAACGATCAGAGTGGCAACCCGATTACCGGCAGTATCATCCAGGGTCAGAGCAACACCCTGAAGCTCAACATCGGTTACACCGACAGCAGCTCGACCCAGCAGTCGTTCACCGTCGAGATGACCGTTTCCGGCACGCCGAATGCCAACGATACCTTCAGCATCAGCCTGACCGGTGCGGGGTCTTCGGATAACCGCAACGCCACCGCGCTGGCTGGCTTGCAGACCGCACGCACTGTCGGTGTGTCTGGTGGCAGCGTGGGCACCAGCATTTCCAGCGCCTATGGCCAGCTTGTCTCTACGGTCGGTACCCAGGCTGGCCAGGGGAAGAGTGATGTAACCGCTACGGACGCCGTTCTGGCTCAGGCCAAAACGGCTCGTGATGGCGTGTCGGGCGTGTCGCTGGATGAGGAAGCGGCCAACCTGGTCAAGTACCAGCAGTACTACACCGCCTCTTCGCAGATCATCAAGGCGGCGCAGACCATCTTCAGCACGCTGATCAACAGTCTTTAA
- a CDS encoding flagellar basal body P-ring protein FlgI has translation MIALKKLIAAVLLCAAPFAVQAERLKDIASISGVRTNQLIGYGLVVGLNGTGDQTTQTPFTLQTFNNMLAQFGIKVPAGSGTVQLKNVAAVAVYADLPPFAKPGQVVDITVSSIGNSKSLRGGSLLMTPLKGIDGNVYAVAQGNLVVGGFDAGGADGSRITVNVPSAGRIPGGATVERAVPSGFNQGNSLTLNLNRSDFTTAKRIVDKINDMLGPGVAQALDGGSVRVTAPLDPAQRVDYLSILENIEIDPGQASAKVVINSRTGTIVIGQNVKVSPAAVTHGSLTVTITEDPIVSQPGALSGGQTVVVPRSKVNAQQEMKPMFKFGPGTTLDEIVRAVNQVGAAPGDLMAILEALKQAGALQADLIVI, from the coding sequence ATGATCGCCTTGAAGAAACTGATCGCCGCCGTCCTGTTGTGCGCCGCGCCCTTCGCGGTCCAGGCCGAGCGTCTGAAAGACATCGCCAGCATCTCCGGCGTGCGGACCAACCAGCTGATCGGCTACGGCCTGGTCGTGGGCCTCAATGGCACCGGCGACCAGACCACCCAGACGCCGTTCACGCTGCAGACCTTCAACAACATGCTGGCGCAGTTTGGCATCAAGGTGCCCGCAGGCTCCGGCACCGTGCAGCTCAAGAACGTCGCGGCGGTGGCCGTGTACGCCGACCTGCCGCCGTTCGCCAAGCCCGGCCAGGTCGTGGACATCACCGTTTCGTCCATTGGTAACTCCAAGAGCCTGCGTGGTGGCAGCCTGCTCATGACCCCGCTCAAAGGTATCGACGGCAACGTCTACGCCGTGGCGCAGGGCAACCTGGTGGTCGGCGGTTTCGACGCCGGCGGCGCGGATGGTTCGCGGATCACCGTCAACGTTCCGTCTGCCGGTCGTATTCCCGGCGGTGCCACGGTGGAGCGTGCGGTACCCAGCGGCTTCAACCAGGGCAACTCGCTGACCCTGAACCTCAACCGCTCCGACTTCACCACCGCCAAGCGCATCGTCGACAAGATCAACGACATGCTCGGCCCGGGCGTAGCCCAGGCGCTGGATGGTGGCTCGGTACGCGTCACTGCACCGCTGGATCCGGCTCAGCGCGTCGATTATCTGTCGATCCTGGAAAACATCGAGATCGATCCGGGCCAGGCTTCGGCCAAGGTGGTGATCAACTCGCGTACCGGCACCATCGTCATCGGCCAGAACGTCAAGGTATCGCCGGCTGCCGTCACCCACGGCAGCCTGACCGTGACCATCACCGAGGACCCGATCGTCAGCCAGCCTGGCGCGCTCTCCGGTGGTCAGACAGTCGTGGTGCCGCGCTCCAAGGTCAATGCGCAACAGGAAATGAAGCCGATGTTCAAGTTCGGCCCCGGTACCACCCTGGATGAGATCGTCCGCGCGGTGAACCAGGTGGGCGCCGCGCCCGGCGACCTGATGGCCATTCTCGAAGCCCTGAAGCAGGCCGGCGCGTTGCAGGCCGACCTGATCGTGATCTGA
- the flgH gene encoding flagellar basal body L-ring protein FlgH translates to MKRFSVLRFPVLVAPLCAALLMSGCVAPTAKPDDPYYAPVLPRTPMSAAANNGAIYQAGFEQNLYGDRKAFRVGDIITITLSERMAASKAASSDLSKNSTNSIGLTSLFGSGLTTNNPIGSNDLSLNAGYTGARTTKGDGKAAQSNSLTGSVTVTVADVLPNGILSVRGEKWMTLNTGNELVRIAGLIRADDIATDNTVSSTRVADARITYSGTGAFADSSQPGWFDRFFLSPLFPF, encoded by the coding sequence ATGAAGCGCTTTTCTGTCCTGCGTTTTCCCGTGCTGGTCGCTCCACTGTGCGCTGCTTTGCTGATGAGCGGCTGCGTGGCGCCGACCGCCAAGCCCGATGACCCTTACTACGCTCCGGTGTTGCCGCGCACGCCGATGTCGGCGGCCGCCAACAATGGCGCCATCTACCAGGCCGGTTTCGAGCAGAACCTCTACGGCGACCGCAAGGCGTTCCGGGTCGGTGACATCATCACCATCACCCTGTCCGAGCGCATGGCCGCCAGCAAGGCGGCCAGTTCCGATCTCAGCAAGAACAGCACCAACAGCATCGGCCTGACTTCGCTGTTCGGCTCGGGGCTGACCACCAACAACCCGATCGGCAGCAATGACCTGAGTCTCAACGCCGGCTACACCGGTGCCCGCACCACCAAGGGTGATGGCAAGGCGGCGCAGAGCAACAGCCTGACCGGTTCGGTGACCGTGACCGTGGCCGACGTGCTGCCCAACGGCATCCTGTCGGTACGTGGCGAGAAATGGATGACACTCAATACCGGCAATGAGCTGGTGCGTATCGCCGGGCTGATCCGTGCCGACGATATCGCCACGGACAACACCGTGTCGTCGACCCGTGTGGCCGATGCGCGGATTACCTACTCGGGTACCGGAGCCTTCGCCGACTCCAGCCAGCCAGGCTGGTTCGACCGCTTCTTCCTCAGTCCGTTGTTCCCTTTCTGA
- the flgG gene encoding flagellar basal-body rod protein FlgG, with protein MLPALYVAKTGLSAQDTNLTTISNNLANVSTTGFKRDRAEFQDLLYQIKRQPGAQSTQDSELPSGLQVGTGVRIVGTQKSFVAGSLQTTENPLDMAVNGRGFFQIMQPDGTLAYTRDGTFHLNSNGQIVTSNGFALEPAIVVPQNAQTFTVAQDGTVSVTLAGATATPQVIGNIQTADFINPAGLQAMGGNLFVETASSGAPNVGQPGLNGLGPVLQNTLENSNVSTVEELVNMITTQRAYEMNSKVISTADQMMQNLVQNL; from the coding sequence ATGCTTCCAGCTCTCTACGTCGCCAAGACTGGCCTGTCTGCCCAAGACACCAACCTGACGACCATTTCCAACAACCTGGCCAACGTCTCGACCACCGGCTTCAAGCGTGATCGTGCCGAATTCCAGGACCTGCTGTACCAGATCAAGCGTCAGCCTGGCGCACAGTCCACCCAGGACAGCGAGCTGCCTTCGGGCCTGCAGGTCGGTACCGGTGTGCGCATCGTCGGCACCCAGAAGAGCTTCGTCGCCGGCAGCCTGCAGACCACCGAAAACCCGCTGGACATGGCGGTCAACGGTCGCGGCTTCTTCCAGATCATGCAGCCTGACGGCACCCTGGCCTACACCCGTGATGGCACCTTTCACCTCAATTCCAACGGTCAGATCGTCACCTCCAACGGCTTCGCCCTGGAGCCGGCCATCGTCGTGCCGCAGAACGCGCAGACCTTCACCGTGGCCCAGGACGGTACCGTATCGGTGACCCTGGCCGGTGCCACCGCAACGCCGCAGGTGATCGGCAACATCCAGACCGCCGACTTCATCAACCCGGCCGGCCTGCAGGCCATGGGCGGCAACCTGTTCGTCGAGACCGCCTCCAGCGGTGCGCCGAACGTCGGCCAGCCAGGCCTCAATGGCTTGGGGCCGGTGCTGCAGAACACCCTGGAAAACTCCAACGTCAGCACGGTCGAGGAACTGGTGAACATGATCACCACCCAGCGCGCTTACGAGATGAACTCCAAGGTGATCTCGACCGCCGATCAGATGATGCAGAACCTGGTACAAAACCTGTAA
- a CDS encoding flagellar basal body rod protein FlgF, translating to MDKLLYVAMSGASENALAQKVRANNLANVSTTGFQRDFEQARSMPVFGEVMPSRAYAMSERPGTDLSGGPLIETGRDLDIAVKGDGWIAVQTPDGGEAYTRSAGMNIDALGMLRAANGLPVMGNGGPIAVPPQQQIEIGSDGTISVRSLGESPQVMAQIDRIKLVNPGLNNLEKGPDGLIHTKNGQAAEVDANVRVESGVLQASNVNAVEEMTSILALSRQFELHVKMMKTAEEDDQAMARVLQIG from the coding sequence GTGGACAAGTTGCTTTACGTCGCGATGAGCGGGGCCTCGGAAAACGCCCTGGCGCAGAAGGTACGTGCCAACAACCTGGCGAACGTATCCACCACCGGTTTTCAACGTGACTTCGAACAGGCGCGTTCCATGCCGGTGTTCGGTGAGGTCATGCCGTCGCGTGCCTATGCCATGAGCGAGCGGCCAGGCACCGATCTTTCCGGCGGGCCGCTGATCGAGACCGGTCGCGACCTGGATATTGCGGTGAAGGGTGATGGCTGGATCGCCGTTCAGACTCCCGATGGCGGCGAAGCCTATACCCGCAGTGCCGGCATGAACATCGATGCCTTGGGCATGCTGCGCGCTGCCAACGGCTTGCCGGTCATGGGCAACGGCGGTCCGATCGCCGTGCCGCCGCAACAACAGATCGAGATCGGTTCCGACGGCACCATCAGTGTCCGCTCCCTCGGCGAAAGCCCGCAGGTGATGGCGCAGATCGACCGTATCAAGCTGGTCAATCCGGGACTGAACAATCTGGAGAAAGGTCCGGATGGCCTGATCCATACCAAGAACGGCCAGGCCGCCGAGGTGGATGCCAACGTGCGCGTCGAGTCGGGTGTGCTGCAGGCCAGCAACGTCAATGCGGTCGAAGAAATGACCTCGATCCTGGCGCTGTCCCGACAGTTCGAACTGCACGTGAAAATGATGAAGACCGCCGAAGAAGACGACCAGGCCATGGCTCGCGTCTTGCAGATTGGCTAA